The proteins below are encoded in one region of Amycolatopsis acidiphila:
- a CDS encoding FAD-dependent oxidoreductase yields the protein MAFATMREIEDGAHVFTFAPVKPLAFTAGQHGILRIAGVAGRRAFSLASAPEDPEVMIATRLQSDSDFKRALAALKPGDLVTLNGPILNFTLRGTPDDVVFLAQGIGITPFRSILRHIVAAGVRKRTHLVHVGGTGNPPFRSETEQLATTSAYLGGRDAYAVAVKQLVTNNPDATYFVSGAAPYVKDTVRQLTQLGAARRQIRTDTFFGY from the coding sequence ATGGCGTTCGCGACGATGCGCGAGATCGAGGATGGCGCGCACGTCTTCACGTTCGCTCCAGTGAAACCGCTGGCCTTCACTGCGGGCCAGCACGGCATCTTGAGGATCGCGGGAGTGGCGGGCAGGCGGGCTTTCTCGCTCGCGTCCGCGCCGGAAGATCCGGAAGTGATGATCGCGACGCGGCTGCAGTCAGACAGTGACTTCAAGCGCGCCCTCGCCGCGCTCAAGCCCGGCGATCTGGTCACGCTCAACGGCCCGATCCTCAACTTCACGCTCCGCGGTACTCCCGATGATGTGGTGTTCCTCGCGCAGGGCATCGGCATCACGCCGTTCCGCTCGATCCTGCGGCACATCGTGGCCGCCGGCGTCCGCAAGCGCACGCACCTGGTCCACGTCGGTGGCACCGGCAACCCGCCCTTCCGGTCGGAAACCGAGCAGCTCGCGACGACCTCGGCGTACCTCGGCGGCCGCGATGCCTACGCCGTCGCGGTCAAGCAGCTGGTCACGAACAACCCCGACGCGACCTATTTCGTCTCCGGAGCAGCTCCCTATGTGAAGGACACCGTCCGGCAACTCACCCAACTCGGCGCCGCCAGGAGGCAGATCCGCACGGACACCTTCTTCGGCTACTGA
- a CDS encoding MFS transporter — protein sequence MDEMETTATGATSGAQPHHPRRWWILAVICLAQLMDVLDVTIVNIALPDAQKELAFSVGDRQWIVTAYSLAFGSLLLLFGRVSDLVGRRVMFLAGLIAFGAASALGGAAPNFEVLVTGRALQGAAGAMLAPAALSLLSTSFTEAKERAAAFAVFGGVSGSGAAIGMLLGGVLTECLNWRWTLFVNVVISLVAVVGAATLIPRQPKTDDRPHVDLPGTLIASVALCCVVYGFANVESHPWSAPGTWVSLAGGALLLAVFVWWQTSAAHPLLPLRVILDRTRGGSNLAIFLGGIGLFGAFLFLNYYMQEILRYSPVMTGIAFLPMVATLVITGGVCTTQLYPRIGAKIPVCGGMIIAAGGMAWLTGISPHSSYSANILGPLMLFGIGIGAIIAPAMNAGTSGVEPHDAGVASAMVNIAQQIGGSIGIALLNSLAASALTRYLIGKDVTSQIVQADAAIHSYAVAFWYSSAIFTAGAVACGLTLRAGKPEPVNPDSPG from the coding sequence ATGGATGAGATGGAAACGACGGCGACCGGCGCAACTTCCGGGGCCCAGCCCCACCACCCACGCCGCTGGTGGATCCTGGCCGTGATCTGCCTGGCCCAGCTGATGGATGTGCTCGACGTCACGATCGTGAACATCGCGCTGCCCGATGCGCAGAAGGAACTTGCCTTCTCGGTCGGCGACCGGCAGTGGATCGTGACCGCCTACTCGCTGGCCTTTGGCAGCCTGCTGCTGCTGTTCGGCCGCGTCTCCGACCTGGTCGGACGACGGGTGATGTTCCTGGCCGGCCTGATCGCCTTCGGCGCCGCCTCGGCGCTGGGCGGCGCGGCGCCGAACTTCGAGGTGCTCGTCACCGGCCGCGCTCTGCAGGGCGCGGCCGGCGCGATGCTCGCCCCCGCCGCGCTCTCGCTGCTCTCGACGAGCTTCACCGAAGCCAAGGAACGCGCTGCCGCGTTCGCCGTGTTCGGTGGCGTCTCCGGTTCGGGAGCGGCGATCGGCATGTTGCTCGGCGGTGTGCTCACCGAATGCCTCAACTGGCGCTGGACACTGTTCGTCAACGTCGTCATCAGCCTCGTCGCGGTCGTCGGCGCCGCGACCCTGATCCCGCGCCAGCCCAAGACCGACGACCGGCCCCACGTGGACCTGCCCGGCACACTCATCGCCTCGGTCGCCCTGTGCTGCGTCGTCTACGGCTTCGCCAACGTCGAATCGCACCCCTGGAGTGCCCCGGGCACCTGGGTGTCCCTGGCCGGGGGCGCCCTGCTGCTCGCGGTGTTCGTCTGGTGGCAGACCAGCGCCGCGCACCCGCTGCTGCCGCTGCGCGTCATCCTCGACCGCACCCGCGGTGGCTCCAACCTGGCGATCTTCCTCGGCGGCATCGGCCTGTTCGGTGCGTTCCTGTTCCTGAACTACTACATGCAGGAGATCCTGCGGTACTCACCGGTCATGACGGGTATCGCGTTCCTGCCGATGGTCGCCACCCTGGTGATCACCGGGGGAGTGTGCACTACACAGCTCTACCCGCGAATCGGCGCGAAAATACCGGTGTGCGGAGGTATGATCATCGCGGCCGGAGGCATGGCCTGGCTCACCGGCATCAGCCCGCACAGCTCCTATTCCGCGAACATCCTCGGCCCGCTGATGCTCTTCGGGATCGGCATCGGTGCCATCATCGCCCCGGCGATGAACGCCGGAACCTCCGGCGTCGAACCGCACGATGCGGGCGTTGCCTCAGCCATGGTGAACATTGCCCAGCAGATCGGCGGATCGATCGGAATCGCGTTGCTCAACTCGCTCGCCGCCTCCGCGCTGACCCGGTACCTGATCGGCAAGGACGTCACCAGCCAGATAGTCCAGGCGGACGCCGCGATCCACAGCTACGCCGTCGCGTTCTGGTACTCGAGCGCGATCTTCACCGCCGGCGCCGTGGCCTGCGGTCTGACCCTGCGAGCCGGCAAACCCGAACCCGTCAATCCCGACTCCCCTGGCTGA
- a CDS encoding ketopantoate reductase family protein, translating to MAVVGPGVIGTTVAAALHEAGRTPHLYGRRAREHLELRVEERRILVPGPVQTDPAQAKEPVDLVFLAVKATQIEAASPWLAALCSPQTVVYVLQNGVEQRAMPAPYIAGGQVIPSVVWFPAEAKPDGSVRLRRDARLTLPDTSGSRLVLEALRATRCAVELATDFTSVAWRKLLQNAVAGLIVLTRRRSGMYGRTDLADREAGRALEWDIRNGIVQRRGQAHGIPTPISDVVVPLIAAASDGPG from the coding sequence ATCGCGGTCGTCGGCCCCGGCGTCATAGGCACGACCGTCGCCGCGGCGCTGCACGAGGCCGGCCGCACACCGCACCTCTACGGGCGCAGGGCACGCGAACATCTCGAACTGCGCGTCGAGGAAAGGCGCATCCTCGTGCCAGGGCCCGTGCAAACCGACCCTGCGCAGGCCAAGGAGCCGGTCGACCTTGTGTTCCTCGCCGTCAAGGCCACGCAGATCGAGGCGGCCTCGCCTTGGCTGGCAGCGCTGTGCAGCCCGCAGACAGTCGTGTACGTACTGCAAAACGGGGTTGAACAGCGGGCGATGCCGGCCCCCTACATCGCCGGCGGGCAGGTCATCCCGTCGGTGGTGTGGTTCCCCGCTGAGGCGAAGCCCGACGGTTCGGTACGGCTGCGCCGGGATGCACGACTCACCCTGCCGGACACGTCGGGGTCGCGGCTCGTACTCGAGGCGCTGCGCGCCACGCGGTGCGCAGTCGAGCTGGCCACAGACTTCACCTCCGTCGCATGGCGCAAACTACTGCAGAACGCCGTCGCCGGACTGATCGTCCTCACCCGCCGCCGCTCGGGCATGTACGGCCGAACCGACCTCGCCGACCGCGAAGCCGGCCGTGCGCTGGAATGGGACATTCGCAACGGCATCGTGCAGCGCCGCGGCCAGGCTCACGGCATCCCGACGCCGATCAGCGACGTGGTCGTGCCACTCATCGCGGCCGCAAGTGACGGACCCGGTTGA
- a CDS encoding DMT family transporter, whose amino-acid sequence MQPGTIAIVLVAAVAHAVWNMASKYKRGDTFLFVWAYTCASAALCVPIGIVLVATGAQPLSWQFAVGSLVSAALHLAYSLTLQAGYDRADLSVVYPVARGTGPVLTMLFAILLLGERLTALAMLGSLVIVAGIVVVAGNPFKGIQRNPLQGVLWGAATGAAIAGYTLWDSYSIVSLHLAPVSYYAGTLLLQTLLLTPGAVRRRDLISATVRTDAAPVLTVAVLSPLAYILVLTAMQTAPVALVAPLRESSIVIGSLLAWRLFHENHLVRRITGAGIVLAGIAAVSL is encoded by the coding sequence ATGCAGCCCGGCACGATCGCCATCGTCCTCGTCGCCGCGGTGGCGCATGCGGTTTGGAACATGGCGTCGAAGTACAAGCGCGGCGACACCTTCCTGTTCGTCTGGGCCTACACCTGCGCATCGGCGGCGTTGTGCGTCCCGATCGGCATCGTCCTCGTCGCGACCGGCGCGCAGCCGCTCAGTTGGCAGTTCGCGGTCGGTTCGCTCGTCTCGGCCGCACTGCACCTGGCTTACTCCCTGACGCTCCAGGCTGGTTACGATCGCGCCGACCTCAGCGTGGTCTATCCCGTCGCTCGCGGGACCGGCCCCGTGCTGACGATGCTGTTCGCGATCCTTCTGCTCGGAGAACGGCTCACCGCGCTCGCGATGCTCGGCAGTCTCGTCATCGTCGCGGGCATCGTCGTCGTCGCAGGCAACCCGTTCAAAGGCATACAGCGTAATCCTCTTCAGGGCGTGCTCTGGGGTGCTGCGACGGGTGCCGCGATCGCGGGCTACACCCTCTGGGACAGCTATTCGATCGTCTCTCTGCATCTGGCGCCCGTGAGCTACTACGCCGGCACGCTCCTGCTGCAGACCTTGCTCCTCACTCCGGGGGCAGTACGCCGACGAGACCTGATCTCGGCCACCGTCCGTACGGACGCGGCGCCGGTCCTGACCGTCGCGGTGCTCTCCCCGCTGGCCTACATCCTCGTCCTCACCGCGATGCAGACCGCGCCCGTCGCACTCGTCGCACCCCTGCGCGAGTCATCCATCGTCATCGGATCCCTTCTTGCCTGGAGGCTCTTCCACGAAAACCACCTCGTACGCCGCATCACCGGCGCCGGGATCGTCCTCGCCGGCATAGCCGCCGTCAGCCTCTGA
- a CDS encoding SDR family NAD(P)-dependent oxidoreductase, which translates to MSVKTALITGAGRPAGLGFAVARQLGELDYHVILTARDVTRAEPLAEQLRQDGYAATALRLDLTDQASMREAAGHLTRTFGHLDVLINNASDMPDFRTLSALDADLDAVRSAMEVDVIGPWGLVQSVLPLLTAAPAARIVNVSSISALQVATGLDLGASLRAPAYSMAKHMLNVLTTVLARALDDTPILVNAVDPGETATHPERGDDDNDRSAAESARGIVWAATLGADGPTGGLFRDGRPLT; encoded by the coding sequence GTGAGCGTCAAGACGGCTTTGATCACCGGCGCCGGCCGTCCGGCGGGGCTCGGCTTCGCCGTAGCCCGCCAACTCGGCGAACTCGACTACCACGTCATCCTGACCGCGCGCGACGTCACCCGCGCGGAACCACTGGCCGAGCAGTTGCGTCAGGACGGGTACGCAGCCACCGCTCTGCGCCTCGACCTGACTGACCAGGCAAGCATGCGGGAAGCGGCCGGACACCTCACCCGAACCTTCGGCCACCTGGACGTGTTGATCAACAACGCGAGCGACATGCCTGACTTCAGGACCCTGTCCGCGCTCGACGCCGACCTCGACGCGGTGCGCTCAGCGATGGAGGTCGACGTGATCGGCCCGTGGGGACTGGTCCAGTCGGTGCTGCCGTTGCTGACCGCCGCGCCCGCGGCGCGGATCGTGAACGTCTCCAGCATTTCGGCCCTCCAGGTCGCCACCGGACTCGATCTCGGCGCGAGCCTGCGCGCCCCGGCGTACTCGATGGCCAAGCACATGCTCAACGTTCTGACCACCGTGCTCGCCCGCGCCTTGGACGACACCCCGATCCTGGTCAACGCTGTCGACCCCGGCGAAACCGCCACACACCCCGAGCGCGGAGACGACGACAACGACCGCTCGGCCGCGGAAAGCGCCCGAGGCATCGTCTGGGCCGCCACCCTGGGCGCCGACGGACCCACCGGTGGGCTCTTTCGCGACGGACGGCCATTGACCTGA
- a CDS encoding VOC family protein has product MGKTYRMNERLALGAVELTVADLDRSLAYYTEDIGLRVLTRDADSAHLGVPGRTLAVVRERPGAVPPPASSPGLSHFAPQVPAPADLARFVTHYTSRYSGYQLTDHVVAHSCYVFDPDEHCVEVTCARPPDEWRWQNNHPVVVADPLDLRHFSDEPGADLPFDGLPAETTMGHVQLKVTDPELAATEPFYCGLLGFDVEGRLGTMFLAVGVTDQHALLVLTNRFSPDGGVPAPENSAHLLGVDLVLPAADDIRALAERLSTAGYPHELAAGVLKVRDPSGHLLRFTTSSI; this is encoded by the coding sequence GTGGGAAAAACCTACCGGATGAACGAGCGGCTTGCCCTCGGCGCCGTCGAACTCACGGTCGCCGATCTCGACCGCAGCCTGGCGTACTACACCGAGGACATAGGCCTGCGAGTGCTCACGCGCGACGCGGACAGCGCCCACCTCGGCGTGCCGGGACGTACTTTGGCCGTCGTGCGGGAGCGGCCCGGCGCGGTGCCGCCGCCGGCCTCAAGCCCGGGCCTGAGCCACTTCGCGCCACAGGTGCCGGCTCCCGCCGACCTGGCCCGATTCGTCACGCACTACACGAGCCGGTACTCCGGATACCAGCTGACCGACCACGTCGTCGCACACTCGTGCTACGTCTTCGACCCGGACGAGCACTGCGTCGAAGTCACCTGCGCCCGCCCGCCCGACGAATGGCGCTGGCAAAACAACCACCCCGTCGTCGTCGCCGATCCGCTGGACCTGCGGCACTTCTCCGACGAGCCCGGCGCGGACCTGCCGTTCGACGGGCTCCCGGCTGAGACCACGATGGGGCACGTCCAGCTCAAGGTGACCGACCCGGAACTCGCGGCCACCGAGCCCTTCTACTGTGGACTGCTCGGCTTCGACGTCGAAGGCCGCCTCGGAACCATGTTCCTCGCGGTCGGGGTGACCGACCAGCACGCCCTGCTCGTGCTCACCAACCGCTTCAGCCCCGACGGCGGCGTGCCCGCACCGGAGAACAGCGCCCACCTTCTCGGCGTCGACCTGGTGCTCCCCGCGGCGGACGACATTCGTGCGCTGGCCGAACGGCTCTCCACTGCCGGCTACCCCCACGAACTCGCGGCGGGCGTGCTGAAAGTGCGCGACCCCTCGGGACACCTTCTGCGTTTCACGACAAGTTCGATCTGA
- a CDS encoding TetR/AcrR family transcriptional regulator gives MTQRDPFRSSHVESRRNRPAKPPLSRDAIVDEALRQITSDDGAGMSLRRIAKALDTGPASLYAYVDDMTELQALVLDRALDAVAVGEAGEPWRDRLDGLLRSYAELLSTSPALAQLAVQTTAVGPNALRIAEALLEIFAEAGVEPATAAWAIDMLTMFVAAVAAEHALGSNPAAPDGPVAQAINRAAASEYPRVHAARDHIMSGTGEERFTWFIDILVRGILSHDQALHSETG, from the coding sequence ATGACGCAGCGTGACCCGTTCCGTTCTTCGCACGTGGAGAGCCGCCGCAACAGGCCGGCAAAGCCGCCCCTGAGCCGCGATGCGATCGTCGACGAGGCCCTACGTCAGATCACCTCGGACGACGGTGCCGGCATGAGCCTTCGCAGGATCGCGAAGGCGCTCGACACCGGACCGGCCTCGCTCTACGCCTATGTCGACGACATGACCGAACTACAGGCACTGGTCCTCGATCGCGCACTGGACGCCGTCGCCGTCGGCGAGGCCGGCGAACCGTGGCGCGACCGTCTTGACGGGCTCCTCCGGTCCTACGCGGAACTCCTCTCGACCAGCCCCGCCCTCGCCCAGCTGGCCGTCCAGACCACCGCCGTGGGACCGAACGCGTTGCGCATCGCTGAGGCTCTCCTGGAGATATTCGCCGAAGCCGGCGTCGAACCGGCGACCGCAGCCTGGGCCATCGACATGCTGACGATGTTCGTCGCCGCCGTCGCGGCAGAACACGCACTCGGCTCGAACCCGGCGGCACCCGACGGTCCGGTCGCACAGGCCATCAACCGAGCGGCGGCGAGCGAGTACCCGCGCGTTCACGCCGCGCGGGACCACATCATGTCCGGCACCGGCGAGGAGCGGTTCACCTGGTTCATCGACATCCTCGTCCGCGGCATCCTCTCCCACGATCAGGCCCTGCACTCCGAAACAGGATGA
- a CDS encoding AAA domain-containing protein: protein MRVPSPSGLKFHSPRTAQVIAWFRVEREFDHTHRELRHLLETRQGNLLGDFERTELRWRHASERQLRELVRRGITSGSELTRLSTTLTEDEPRRDLMVEALGYAKGWATSTLSSRPNFRCAAATTDLVVSDDASQCSLAQVLPLAYRSKRLVIVGDPQQLPPVVTADRTTAPARRTGRSPAPRTRDKAPYLWRRLRIQRVRRAVPSGTAATRRAIPMQPGNHPVL from the coding sequence ATGAGGGTGCCGTCGCCGTCGGGGTTGAAGTTCCATTCACCTCGGACAGCGCAGGTCATCGCCTGGTTTCGCGTGGAGCGGGAATTCGACCACACTCACCGGGAACTTCGTCATTTGCTCGAAACTCGCCAAGGCAACCTGCTCGGCGACTTCGAACGCACGGAACTGCGGTGGCGACACGCTTCGGAGAGGCAGCTTCGCGAACTCGTGCGCCGCGGCATCACCTCGGGTTCCGAGCTCACCAGGCTCAGCACCACATTGACGGAAGACGAGCCACGTCGCGATCTGATGGTGGAGGCACTCGGCTACGCCAAAGGGTGGGCCACCTCGACGCTGTCCAGCCGGCCCAACTTCCGCTGCGCTGCGGCCACGACCGACCTGGTGGTGAGCGACGACGCAAGTCAGTGCAGCCTCGCACAGGTACTCCCCCTCGCCTACCGCTCGAAGCGACTGGTCATCGTCGGCGATCCGCAACAGCTACCTCCGGTCGTCACCGCGGACCGGACAACTGCGCCGGCTCGCCGAACAGGCCGGAGTCCAGCGCCAAGAACTCGCGACAAGGCACCATACCTATGGCGAAGACTCCGTATTCAGCGCGTTCGCCGCGCGGTTCCGTCCGGAACCGCTGCTACTCGACGAGCAATACCGATGCAACCCGGAAATCATCCGGTTCTGTAA
- a CDS encoding sulfite exporter TauE/SafE family protein: MLALLLLFVLALAAGVLSGVVGTGSSLVLLPVLVALYGPRVAVPVMAIASVFGNVGRVVAWWREIRWRPVLAYSLTGVPAAVLGAHTLLTIPPAVVDVFLAVFFLAMIPMRRLIRRIRIRIRLWHMAVAGALVGFLTGLVVSTGPLSVPVFTGYGMSGGAFLGSEAASAVLLYAGKLATFGFSDVLAPPVIARGLAIGVALLAGSMLAKRIVRRLRERTFELLIDAVLVVGATGMLLALR, translated from the coding sequence ATGCTTGCGCTGCTCCTTCTCTTCGTGCTCGCCCTCGCTGCCGGCGTCCTCAGCGGCGTCGTCGGCACCGGCTCCTCGCTGGTCCTCCTCCCGGTGCTCGTCGCCCTGTACGGGCCGCGGGTCGCCGTGCCGGTGATGGCGATCGCCTCCGTGTTCGGCAACGTCGGGCGCGTGGTCGCCTGGTGGCGCGAGATCCGCTGGCGGCCAGTCCTCGCGTACTCCCTGACGGGCGTTCCCGCCGCCGTGCTCGGCGCCCACACGCTCCTCACGATCCCTCCGGCCGTCGTCGACGTCTTCCTGGCCGTGTTCTTCCTGGCGATGATCCCGATGCGCCGCCTGATCCGGCGCATCCGCATCCGCATCCGGTTGTGGCACATGGCTGTCGCGGGGGCGCTCGTCGGATTCCTCACCGGACTGGTGGTCTCCACGGGCCCGCTCAGCGTGCCGGTGTTCACGGGATACGGCATGAGCGGCGGCGCTTTCCTCGGCTCGGAGGCGGCAAGCGCGGTGCTGCTCTACGCGGGCAAACTCGCCACCTTCGGCTTCTCCGACGTGCTCGCACCGCCCGTCATCGCGCGCGGACTCGCCATCGGGGTCGCCCTCCTCGCCGGATCGATGCTCGCCAAACGCATCGTGCGCCGGCTCCGGGAACGCACCTTCGAACTCCTCATCGACGCCGTGCTCGTCGTCGGCGCAACAGGGATGCTCCTCGCGCTCCGGTGA
- a CDS encoding FAD-dependent oxidoreductase yields the protein MPAPGIVVVGAGLSGLVCARILHQHGMAVTVYEADATPATRQQGGSLDIHTDTGQIALEEAGLHEAFRAHTHIGGEALRVLDKTAHVHLNHEEPPGGNGRPEIDRRILRQLLVDSLEPGTIAWGRKVVAARPAASGHELEFADGATVRADLVVGADGAWSKIRPLLTPEQPGYTGITLVEIRLSDAATRHPDALALTGRGSFFALSGNKYLGGHGGDTIALGCGLRVPENWITDSGIDWDDPADARLALQREFSDWAPALTDLIRGCDDTIWPRPIYALPTGLTWQPVPGVTLVGDAAHLMSPFAGEGANLALIDGADLARAIIDHDDLDTALATYEKAMFPRGAKSAAASQKGLDMMFVDGPPRKLVRFFRTMSTVSRLTKPFQRLFTSKNPEG from the coding sequence ATGCCGGCACCTGGCATCGTCGTCGTCGGCGCGGGCCTGAGCGGTCTGGTCTGCGCACGAATTCTGCACCAACACGGAATGGCCGTCACCGTCTACGAGGCGGACGCGACACCGGCCACCCGCCAGCAGGGCGGGTCACTCGACATCCACACCGACACGGGGCAGATCGCGCTCGAGGAGGCCGGTCTTCACGAGGCATTCCGCGCGCACACGCACATCGGCGGTGAAGCTCTCCGCGTGCTCGACAAAACCGCACATGTTCACCTCAACCACGAGGAGCCGCCGGGCGGCAACGGCCGGCCGGAGATCGACCGGAGAATCCTGCGGCAACTGCTCGTCGACTCACTGGAACCGGGCACGATTGCCTGGGGGAGAAAGGTCGTCGCCGCACGACCCGCCGCGTCGGGACACGAGCTGGAGTTCGCCGATGGCGCCACCGTGCGCGCCGACCTGGTGGTCGGGGCAGACGGCGCGTGGTCGAAGATCCGGCCGCTGCTGACCCCGGAACAGCCTGGATACACCGGAATCACGCTGGTCGAGATCCGTCTGTCCGACGCGGCCACTCGGCACCCGGACGCGCTCGCCCTCACCGGCCGGGGAAGCTTTTTCGCGCTCTCGGGCAACAAATACCTCGGCGGACACGGCGGGGACACCATCGCGCTCGGCTGCGGCCTGCGCGTTCCGGAAAACTGGATCACCGACAGCGGCATCGACTGGGACGACCCGGCGGACGCCCGCCTGGCGCTGCAACGCGAATTCTCCGACTGGGCCCCCGCCCTGACCGACCTGATCCGCGGCTGCGACGACACCATCTGGCCTCGCCCGATCTACGCCTTGCCCACCGGCCTCACCTGGCAGCCGGTTCCCGGGGTGACCCTCGTCGGTGACGCCGCGCACCTCATGTCGCCGTTCGCCGGCGAAGGCGCCAACCTCGCCCTGATCGACGGCGCCGACCTCGCCAGGGCGATCATCGACCACGACGACCTCGACACCGCGCTCGCCACCTACGAGAAGGCGATGTTTCCCCGGGGGGCCAAATCTGCCGCCGCTTCGCAGAAGGGCCTCGACATGATGTTCGTCGATGGGCCGCCGCGGAAGCTCGTCCGGTTCTTCCGGACCATGTCCACCGTTTCCCGCCTGACCAAACCGTTCCAGCGCCTGTTCACGTCGAAGAACCCGGAGGGATGA
- a CDS encoding MurR/RpiR family transcriptional regulator, translated as MASVVGNSISDGARLARWLGTVQARTGDLAPSEAKVVELVLRDPLFVGASTTAQVAERAGVSAPSVVRAARAIGFNGFTQLKLEIARARGTAEFFAPPTPLTGSSSTVDVIETSIQTGHDALTALGGAVDPEALDKAVNAVRQAGQVLAFGAGPSATVAADAVFRLRALGVRTAGIQDHESAMIAMRLLDPVDVVIAVSSTGRTSTTLAVADAASSAGATLIAITNQHETPLASLADIALVVGGAPLPAQMAAAGSRLAQLVVIDALAAALALRDPERSRLAEHAGIDLPDIS; from the coding sequence GTGGCCAGCGTAGTAGGTAACAGCATTTCCGATGGTGCCCGGCTCGCCAGATGGCTCGGTACGGTGCAGGCGCGCACTGGCGACCTTGCGCCGAGCGAGGCGAAGGTCGTCGAGCTCGTGCTTCGCGACCCCCTGTTCGTCGGGGCGAGCACCACCGCGCAAGTGGCCGAGCGCGCCGGTGTCTCTGCTCCGAGTGTGGTCCGCGCAGCTCGCGCAATCGGGTTCAACGGGTTCACCCAGCTGAAGCTCGAGATCGCACGGGCCCGTGGCACCGCCGAGTTCTTCGCACCCCCGACGCCGCTGACGGGGAGTTCCTCGACAGTCGATGTGATCGAGACGTCGATCCAGACAGGCCACGACGCACTGACCGCACTCGGCGGCGCTGTCGACCCCGAGGCCCTGGACAAGGCCGTCAACGCGGTGCGGCAGGCGGGGCAGGTTCTTGCCTTTGGTGCAGGGCCGTCCGCGACCGTCGCGGCGGATGCTGTCTTCCGGCTGCGTGCTCTCGGCGTGCGGACCGCGGGGATCCAGGATCACGAGTCGGCGATGATCGCGATGCGCCTCCTGGATCCGGTTGATGTCGTCATCGCTGTCAGCTCGACGGGGCGCACCTCGACGACGCTCGCCGTCGCCGATGCGGCCTCCTCCGCCGGTGCAACGCTCATCGCGATCACCAATCAGCACGAGACGCCGCTCGCCTCCCTCGCCGATATCGCTCTCGTCGTGGGCGGTGCGCCGCTACCTGCGCAGATGGCCGCGGCGGGGAGCCGGCTCGCGCAGCTCGTGGTCATCGACGCGTTGGCAGCCGCCCTCGCTTTGCGCGACCCTGAGCGAAGCCGCCTGGCGGAGCATGCGGGCATCGACTTGCCCGACATCTCCTGA